CACCTTTCACAACCCCACATCCAACCGCTGCCGCAAATAAACCGGAAACTTCGGCAGCCCCGACTGATAGGTCCCATAAAATTTATAGGTGATCACACTGCCGACTGCAGGTGGACGGTCCCGCTCGTCATCACTGAAACCGCTGCCGATCTTGAATTGCACACCATCCGGGCGCTCTACCAGCAGAGCACCGAGCCGCCCCTGATTTTTCCCCTCGCCACACAAATGTTTGACGACCACGGCCTCCGCATCCTGATAGCTTTTGACTTTAAGAATGGAGGCGCTACGTCCGGCAGTGTACTCGGCCTGTGGATCGCGGACGATCAGACCTTCACCGCCCAGGTGGACAATCCGATCCAGTTCATGCTCCATGTGGGAAAGGGACTGAATGGGAATCTGCGGGATCACATACGCATATTGAGAGGGATGCTGTTCAAACCAGGCGATGGCTTTTCTGATGCGTTGATGAAATGGCCCGTGACTGTCGGGGACATCGAAGATTGCCAGGCGGAGCGTGAACCACTCAGGATGTGGATTTTCCTGCATGACAATACTGACGGTGTTTTCAAAGCTGTTGCGTCCTGCCCACAATTCTCCTTCAACGGCAAAGGCTGGCAGATTGGCGGTGAATTCGCCGGGCGGGTGAAACTGATGGCCGTTTTTTGACCAGAGTTGTGTTCCATCCCAATAACCT
This is a stretch of genomic DNA from uncultured Desulfuromonas sp.. It encodes these proteins:
- a CDS encoding DNA ligase; its protein translation is MFLRAVIAVFFFTTVTVQAMEPCSLMRPDSYESGASLSGWWMSEKLDGVRGYWDGTQLWSKNGHQFHPPGEFTANLPAFAVEGELWAGRNSFENTVSIVMQENPHPEWFTLRLAIFDVPDSHGPFHQRIRKAIAWFEQHPSQYAYVIPQIPIQSLSHMEHELDRIVHLGGEGLIVRDPQAEYTAGRSASILKVKSYQDAEAVVVKHLCGEGKNQGRLGALLVERPDGVQFKIGSGFSDDERDRPPAVGSVITYKFYGTYQSGLPKFPVYLRQRLDVGL